In the genome of Parafrankia discariae, the window CTGGGGCCACGACTTCCGTCCCGACTACCGCCGGCTGCGGTCACTGATCGGTGGGCTGCGGCCGGACGTGCCCGTGCTCGCCACGACCGCCACGGCCAACGCGCGGGTGGTGGAGGACGTCAGCGAGCAGCTCGGCGCCGGCTCCACGAACACGCAGACCGTGGTCCTGCGGGGGGCTCTCGACCGGGAGAGCCTGCGGCTGGCGGTCGTGTCGCTCCCCGCGGCCGAGCAGCGGTTCGGCTGGCTGGCCGACCACCTCGTCGAGCTGCCCGGCTCCGGGATCATCTACACGCTCACCAAGCCGGGCGCGGAGGAGCTGACCGCGTTCCTGCGCGGCCAGGGCCATGAGGTGACGACCTACCACGGTGGCACGGAAGCGGCCGAGCGCATCGCCGCCGAGGAGGACCTGCTCGGCAACCGGGTGAAGGCGCTGGTGGCGACCAGCGCGCTCGGGATGGGCTTCGACAAGCCCGATCTCGGCTTCGTCGTCCACGTCGGCGCGCCGAACTCGCCGATCGCCTACTACCAGCAGATCGGGCGGGCCGGGCGCGCGGTGGACTCCGCCGAGGTCGTCCTGCTGCCCGCCGCCGAGGACCGCGACATCTGGCGGTACTTCGCCGACACGTCGTTCCCACCGGAGCCGGTCGCCCGGCAGGTGCTGGACGTCCTGGCCCGGGCCGGGCGGACGATGTCGACCCAGGCCCTGCTCGCCGCCGTCGACCTGGGGCACTCCCGGCTCGAGCAGATGCTGAAGGTGCTGGACGCGGACGGCGTCGTCCGGCGGGTCAAGGGCGGCTGGGAGGCGACGGGGGAGCCGTGGGTGTACGACGCGGAGCGCTTCCGGCGGGTCGCCGCCGCGCGGGCCCGTGAGCAGCAGGCGATGCTCGACTACATCGCGACGCCGTCCTGCCGGATGGAGTTCCTGCGCCACGCGCTCGACGACCCGTACGCGGTGCCGTGCGGCCGGTGCGACCGGTGCACCGGCCGGGTGTGGTCCACCGAGGTCTCCTCCCGCTCACGGGACAGCGCCCGTGCGGAACTGCGCCGGACGGGCGTGCCCGTCGAGCCGCGTCGGATGTGGCCGACGGGCATGCGCACGCTGGGGATCACCGCGTCCGGTCGGATTCCCGCGTCGGCCGCCGCGGAGCCCGGCCGCGTGGTCGCCCGGCTCAACGATCTGGGGTGGGGCAACCGGCT includes:
- a CDS encoding RecQ family ATP-dependent DNA helicase, whose protein sequence is MVDQATVGGTLRDRAEELLRALAGPGAVLRDDQWQAIDALVSGRRRVLLVQRTGWGKSAVYFLATALLRGLGGLGPADAQAGAPVDGPVAGPGGLGGGRRPGGARVGPTVIVSPLLALIRNQAAAASRVGIRAGEIHSGNLTEWDEVYAALRAGELDLLLVGPERLNNPTFRDEYLPELAATTGLLVVDEAHCISDWGHDFRPDYRRLRSLIGGLRPDVPVLATTATANARVVEDVSEQLGAGSTNTQTVVLRGALDRESLRLAVVSLPAAEQRFGWLADHLVELPGSGIIYTLTKPGAEELTAFLRGQGHEVTTYHGGTEAAERIAAEEDLLGNRVKALVATSALGMGFDKPDLGFVVHVGAPNSPIAYYQQIGRAGRAVDSAEVVLLPAAEDRDIWRYFADTSFPPEPVARQVLDVLARAGRTMSTQALLAAVDLGHSRLEQMLKVLDADGVVRRVKGGWEATGEPWVYDAERFRRVAAARAREQQAMLDYIATPSCRMEFLRHALDDPYAVPCGRCDRCTGRVWSTEVSSRSRDSARAELRRTGVPVEPRRMWPTGMRTLGITASGRIPASAAAEPGRVVARLNDLGWGNRLRQLLAPPPAALDGPVPDDLFEAVVRTLTEWRWERRPAAVVTVASRTRPRLVADLGERIAGVGRLPLLGRLPRVAGGPAAGPVHNSAHRLAGLWSAFEVPPSLTGPLAELAGPVLLVDDLIVTGWTMTVAARALRQAGAPGVLPFALAVETG